Proteins from a genomic interval of Spiroplasma diminutum CUAS-1:
- a CDS encoding MupG family TIM beta-alpha barrel fold protein, which yields MNNISKQLGISIYPEKLEMKEIIEYLDLAKTYSFDLLFINFIDILEQKNSELLEKYKDTINEAKKRGYYITIDVNKSTFDSININYKNPDLLFFKELNIDCLRLDDQFNGIFESHLTYNSYNIKIELNCSTFNEHIRNIISYGANTQNLQALHNFYPQRHSGLDYKLFKKYNDDIKKMGLRMGAFVTITDHESVGPWDVSENLPTLEMHRDLEIGLQVNHFLSNSFVSYIYISTQCANKKDFESIIKHFDFRKHIKVSLEKDVTKEELEIIDYGNHFVRGDIAQNILRSTTTRVLYKDFDIKPRNYNNEIIPAGSLVIPNNNYNKYKGELQIVKHDIPNDGLRNVVGRLDDKMNYILDEITPWTHFKIIPND from the coding sequence ATGAATAATATATCAAAGCAATTAGGAATTTCTATATATCCTGAAAAGCTTGAAATGAAAGAAATAATAGAATATTTAGATCTTGCTAAAACTTATTCATTTGATTTACTTTTTATCAATTTTATTGATATTCTAGAACAAAAAAATTCTGAGCTTTTAGAAAAATATAAAGATACAATTAATGAAGCAAAAAAAAGAGGTTACTATATAACAATTGATGTAAATAAATCAACATTTGATTCAATAAATATAAATTATAAAAATCCTGATTTACTTTTCTTTAAAGAGTTAAATATTGATTGTTTAAGACTTGATGACCAATTTAACGGAATTTTTGAATCACATTTAACATACAATAGTTATAATATTAAAATTGAATTAAATTGTTCAACATTTAATGAACATATAAGAAATATTATTAGTTATGGAGCTAATACACAAAACTTACAAGCTTTACATAATTTTTATCCACAAAGACATTCTGGATTAGACTATAAACTTTTTAAAAAATATAACGATGATATAAAAAAAATGGGATTAAGAATGGGTGCTTTTGTAACTATTACTGATCACGAAAGTGTTGGACCTTGAGATGTAAGTGAAAATTTACCAACTTTGGAAATGCATAGGGATTTAGAAATTGGATTACAAGTGAATCACTTTTTATCAAATTCATTTGTAAGCTATATTTATATTTCTACTCAATGTGCAAATAAAAAAGATTTTGAATCAATAATTAAACATTTTGATTTTAGAAAACATATAAAAGTATCATTAGAAAAAGATGTGACTAAAGAAGAATTAGAAATTATAGATTATGGTAATCATTTTGTAAGAGGTGACATAGCACAAAATATATTAAGAAGTACAACAACAAGAGTTTTATACAAAGATTTTGACATAAAACCAAGAAACTATAATAATGAAATTATTCCAGCTGGTTCTCTTGTTATACCAAATAATAATTACAATAAATATAAAGGTGAGTTACAAATTGTAAAACATGATATTCCAAATGATGGTTTAAGAAATGTAGTTGGAAGATTAGATGATAAAATGAATTATATTTTAGACGAAATTACTCCATGAACACATTTTAAAATTATACCTAATGATTAA
- the dagF gene encoding 2-dehydro-3-deoxy-phosphogluconate aldolase, giving the protein MNKKNICFYKERICLNVLAKDLNNAKEIVEATEGNVVVGILSKDFANDDLAFNEMSKWKSEINNKISIGLGAGDPKQSYMVARLSKRIKPAHANQVFTGVGLTVSDFENEEVFINCLVSPTGKPGFVKINTGPLSSSKDNEDAIVEINTAIKIIKDMGGDSIKFFPMNGLSTIEEYKVVVKACAENDFVIEPTGGLDLENFEEVIKIALDAKVKAIIPHVYNSIIDADTGITNIEKVKQLYKIMERQNYE; this is encoded by the coding sequence ATGAATAAAAAAAATATTTGCTTTTATAAAGAAAGAATATGTTTAAATGTCTTAGCAAAAGATTTAAACAATGCAAAAGAAATTGTTGAAGCTACAGAGGGAAATGTTGTAGTTGGAATATTATCAAAGGATTTTGCAAATGATGATTTAGCATTCAATGAAATGTCTAAATGAAAGAGCGAAATAAACAATAAAATTAGTATTGGTTTAGGAGCTGGTGATCCAAAACAATCATATATGGTTGCCAGATTATCAAAAAGAATTAAACCAGCTCATGCAAATCAAGTTTTTACAGGAGTTGGATTAACTGTTAGTGATTTTGAAAATGAGGAAGTCTTTATAAATTGTTTGGTTTCTCCAACAGGTAAACCAGGATTTGTAAAAATTAATACTGGTCCTTTAAGTTCATCAAAAGATAATGAGGATGCTATAGTTGAAATAAATACAGCGATAAAAATTATTAAAGATATGGGAGGAGATTCAATTAAATTTTTCCCTATGAATGGTTTATCTACTATAGAAGAATACAAAGTTGTTGTTAAAGCATGTGCTGAAAATGATTTTGTTATTGAACCAACAGGTGGTTTAGATTTAGAAAATTTTGAAGAAGTTATAAAAATTGCATTAGATGCAAAAGTTAAAGCAATAATACCTCACGTATATAATTCAATTATAGATGCAGATACAGGTATTACAAATATAGAAAAAGTAAAACAGTTATATAAAATTATGGAGAGACAAAATTATGAATAA
- a CDS encoding PLP-dependent transferase — MKNNFRKVINADGRMSILGVSRISDDVADAIKYAGNNFFVMSEFKEEVNLKIKKIINSENVCVVNSASAGISLAAAATIYKDRVYDVNKIVPNNNEIIIAKGQNIDFGAPIEILLNLIGAKTIEAGYSNMCKKEDYEYQINSNTAAILYVVSHHCVQKNMASLQEVIDLSKKNKIPLIVDCAAEEDIKKYSSMDIDVVIFSGSKAVEGPTSGLVFGKNELIINNIKLHSNIIGRVMKIGKENIYGLLKALENYIPKKVINFNSYLDIFNNNSKIVCWKDIDDRNIERIRFEIKDSIISARELSERLKKNDVAIYLRDYFSLQGFLDIDLRNISLEEAKIINQEIIRILGE; from the coding sequence ATGAAAAATAACTTTAGAAAAGTAATAAATGCAGATGGAAGAATGAGTATATTAGGAGTGTCAAGAATAAGTGATGATGTTGCAGATGCAATCAAATATGCAGGAAATAATTTTTTTGTAATGTCAGAATTTAAAGAAGAAGTTAATTTAAAAATTAAAAAAATAATTAATAGTGAAAATGTTTGTGTAGTAAATTCCGCATCAGCTGGAATATCATTGGCAGCAGCAGCAACAATATATAAAGATAGAGTTTATGATGTAAATAAAATTGTCCCAAATAATAATGAGATCATAATTGCCAAAGGGCAAAATATTGATTTTGGGGCTCCTATTGAAATTCTTTTAAACTTAATTGGGGCTAAGACAATTGAAGCTGGATATTCAAATATGTGTAAAAAAGAGGATTATGAATATCAGATAAATTCTAATACAGCAGCTATACTATATGTTGTTTCACATCATTGTGTACAAAAAAATATGGCTTCATTACAAGAAGTTATAGATCTTTCTAAAAAGAATAAAATTCCTTTAATAGTTGATTGTGCAGCAGAGGAAGACATAAAAAAATATTCATCTATGGATATTGATGTTGTTATTTTCTCAGGTTCTAAAGCCGTAGAAGGTCCAACATCAGGACTTGTTTTTGGTAAAAATGAATTGATTATTAATAATATAAAACTTCATTCTAATATAATAGGCAGAGTAATGAAAATTGGAAAAGAAAATATCTATGGTTTGTTAAAAGCACTAGAAAATTATATTCCTAAAAAAGTTATCAATTTTAATTCATATTTAGATATATTTAACAATAATTCAAAAATTGTCTGCTGAAAAGATATTGATGATAGAAATATTGAAAGAATTAGGTTTGAAATTAAAGATAGTATAATCTCGGCAAGAGAATTATCAGAAAGATTGAAAAAAAATGATGTTGCAATTTATTTAAGAGATTATTTTTCACTTCAAGGCTTTTTGGATATAGATTTAAGAAATATATCTCTTGAAGAAGCAAAAATAATTAATCAAGAAATTATAAGAATATTAGGAGAATAG
- a CDS encoding amidohydrolase family protein, whose product MLKILNIKDINNIKKNIYIINGKILFNKPDQFLETDFEEIKFENDIFVSYGWMDSHVHCDETNKIYGSNPEDIGYKMGVTTIVDAGSVGIDGIEKMWEVKKNLKTDLRILLNISKKGIYKQSELSNLEDITFEIDKKYENFIIGFKARMSKSVTLNKGIKPLDIFLEERELKNIKKPLMVHIGNEPPKFSDISKRLRKGDIITHIYNYKNNSVFNFDYTLTNDLKTCINKGIIFDVGHGSESFNYKCVNGTYANGFKPDIISTDIYNKNIEDGTVKSLAVTMSKFRSIGFEWEEILKMVSYNPYKHFNLKKMGKIQEGYIANLTFFKIEKNKLLEFDSLNNSIEIEEEIKPYAVIVNGNFYEVPKYEK is encoded by the coding sequence ATGTTAAAAATACTCAATATAAAAGATATCAATAATATTAAAAAAAACATTTATATAATTAATGGAAAAATTTTATTTAATAAGCCAGATCAATTTTTAGAAACTGATTTTGAAGAAATAAAATTTGAAAATGATATATTTGTAAGTTATGGATGAATGGATTCACATGTTCATTGTGATGAAACAAATAAAATTTATGGTTCAAATCCTGAAGATATTGGATATAAGATGGGTGTAACTACAATAGTAGACGCAGGGTCTGTTGGTATTGATGGAATTGAAAAAATGTGAGAAGTTAAAAAAAATTTAAAAACAGATTTAAGAATATTATTAAATATTTCTAAAAAAGGAATTTATAAACAATCTGAATTATCAAATTTAGAAGATATAACCTTTGAAATTGATAAAAAATATGAAAACTTTATCATTGGTTTTAAAGCTAGAATGAGTAAAAGTGTCACTTTAAATAAAGGAATTAAACCTCTTGATATTTTTTTAGAAGAAAGAGAACTAAAAAATATAAAGAAACCATTAATGGTCCATATTGGAAATGAACCACCTAAATTTAGTGATATATCTAAAAGGCTTAGAAAAGGAGATATCATAACTCATATTTATAATTATAAAAATAATTCTGTTTTTAATTTTGATTATACATTAACAAATGATTTAAAAACTTGTATTAACAAAGGAATTATTTTTGATGTAGGTCATGGCAGTGAAAGTTTTAATTATAAGTGTGTAAATGGTACGTATGCTAATGGTTTTAAACCTGATATTATTAGCACAGATATTTATAATAAAAATATAGAGGATGGAACTGTTAAATCATTAGCAGTTACAATGTCAAAATTTAGAAGTATTGGTTTTGAATGAGAAGAGATTTTAAAAATGGTTAGTTATAATCCATATAAACATTTTAATTTAAAGAAAATGGGAAAAATTCAAGAAGGGTATATAGCTAATTTAACCTTTTTTAAAATTGAAAAAAATAAATTATTAGAATTTGATTCATTAAATAATTCTATAGAAATTGAAGAAGAAATAAAACCGTATGCTGTAATTGTTAATGGAAATTTTTATGAGGTACCAAAATATGAAAAATAA
- a CDS encoding LPXTG cell wall anchor domain-containing protein: MKNSQDKSNIKAKKDWRNYWHNFTAVLGALIIIIYLIYFTILWEEWQGVKSLFGNNNPTMLLMGLATLVVGGFIYGSNRKNFSPIKWIIYISLFFISGILLNSIVGFIIWIILLTVVGLEVVFNFSKFRELKIGFHNDNSKDK, from the coding sequence ATGAAAAACTCACAGGATAAATCTAATATTAAAGCTAAAAAAGATTGAAGAAATTATTGACATAATTTTACTGCAGTTTTAGGAGCATTAATAATAATTATTTATTTAATTTACTTTACTATTCTTTGAGAAGAGTGACAAGGAGTAAAAAGTTTATTTGGAAATAACAACCCTACAATGTTATTAATGGGATTAGCAACACTAGTTGTGGGTGGTTTTATTTATGGATCAAATAGAAAAAACTTCAGTCCAATAAAATGAATAATTTACATTTCACTATTCTTTATAAGTGGAATATTATTGAATAGTATAGTAGGTTTCATTATTTGAATAATATTATTAACAGTGGTTGGACTAGAAGTAGTATTCAACTTTTCAAAATTTAGAGAACTTAAAATAGGTTTCCATAATGACAATTCAAAAGATAAATAA
- a CDS encoding PTS sugar transporter subunit IIC, whose amino-acid sequence MSKKDKGTNNIKEDSKIKVWMNNKLIPLFGKISTQRHLLGIRNGIMAALPFILVGSIFLIISSIPIGAGDGQVLGNLFPEKLKLAFDLINRFTFGVMALYMSIGIGSELARLSRISSTQGAVIGAMGYIMWLFPLSINVSVLSAEELKQLSALLESAGTSLNVLKGGLWINIKELGGATAFVAIVSSTVTVEIYRVCLKYRITIRMPKQVPDAVSNSFAALVPIFFGALIIGFIRYIVGFDLANFLRDALSPMGNFLVSNLAGALIIIFLITFLWWFGVHGGSLVQSVTRPFWIIALEENQEAFKNGEKIPNVFIEPFFQWFAQVGGAGNTLGLVIVGSIFCKSATVKSISRTSLVPGIFNINEPILFGLPILLNPFMWVPFVLGPVISATVGFTFQKMLGVHWVTMAPWTMPGPIGAFFASGNQWQASISALTVLASSIAIWLPFTIAYDRFLLKKEKIDAESGVL is encoded by the coding sequence ATGTCCAAAAAAGATAAGGGAACAAATAATATAAAAGAAGATTCAAAAATTAAAGTTTGAATGAATAACAAGCTAATTCCATTATTTGGTAAGATAAGTACTCAAAGACATCTACTTGGAATTAGAAATGGAATTATGGCCGCACTTCCGTTTATTTTAGTAGGAAGTATATTTTTAATAATTTCAAGTATACCGATTGGTGCAGGAGATGGTCAAGTTTTAGGAAATCTTTTTCCAGAAAAACTAAAACTTGCATTTGATCTAATAAATAGATTTACTTTTGGAGTTATGGCTTTATATATGTCAATTGGTATAGGTTCAGAGCTTGCACGTTTAAGTAGAATTAGTTCTACTCAAGGAGCAGTTATTGGAGCAATGGGATATATTATGTGATTATTTCCATTGTCAATAAATGTTTCTGTATTAAGTGCAGAGGAATTAAAACAATTATCTGCATTACTTGAAAGCGCTGGAACATCTTTAAATGTTTTAAAAGGTGGTCTATGAATAAATATTAAAGAATTAGGTGGGGCAACAGCTTTCGTTGCTATTGTTTCATCAACAGTAACTGTTGAAATATATAGAGTCTGTTTAAAATATAGAATAACTATTAGAATGCCAAAACAAGTTCCAGATGCAGTAAGTAATTCATTTGCTGCTCTAGTTCCAATATTTTTTGGAGCGTTAATAATTGGATTCATTAGATATATTGTAGGATTTGATTTAGCTAACTTTTTAAGAGATGCTTTATCACCAATGGGTAACTTCTTAGTAAGTAACTTAGCGGGAGCATTAATAATAATATTTTTAATAACATTTTTATGATGATTTGGAGTTCATGGTGGTTCATTAGTTCAATCTGTAACAAGACCATTTTGAATTATTGCATTAGAAGAAAATCAAGAGGCATTTAAAAATGGTGAAAAAATACCAAATGTATTCATTGAACCATTCTTTCAATGATTTGCCCAAGTTGGTGGAGCAGGAAATACATTAGGACTTGTAATTGTGGGATCAATTTTCTGTAAATCAGCAACTGTTAAATCAATTTCAAGAACAAGTTTAGTTCCAGGAATTTTTAATATTAACGAACCAATACTATTTGGTTTACCAATATTGCTAAATCCATTTATGTGAGTTCCATTTGTATTGGGACCAGTTATATCAGCAACTGTTGGATTTACATTTCAAAAAATGCTAGGGGTTCATTGAGTAACAATGGCACCATGAACAATGCCTGGACCTATTGGAGCATTCTTTGCGAGTGGTAATCAATGACAAGCATCAATTTCAGCTCTTACTGTATTAGCATCATCAATAGCAATTTGATTACCATTCACAATTGCTTATGATAGATTCCTACTTAAAAAAGAAAAAATAGATGCTGAATCAGGGGTTTTATAG
- a CDS encoding PTS sugar transporter subunit IIB gives MKKGLLICSGGISTTMIAKKLNECANGYIEFEAKGIMTDTSWLDYLEDYSILLVSPQIKHMYSKLEEDVQGQIKLIQIEPEFFNLNSITEFWEKNKENI, from the coding sequence ATGAAAAAAGGATTATTAATATGTAGTGGTGGAATTTCAACCACAATGATAGCAAAAAAATTAAATGAGTGTGCTAATGGATACATTGAATTTGAAGCAAAAGGAATAATGACTGATACTAGTTGATTAGATTATTTAGAAGATTATTCAATTCTATTAGTATCTCCACAAATTAAACATATGTACTCAAAACTTGAAGAAGATGTTCAAGGTCAAATAAAATTAATTCAAATAGAACCAGAATTCTTTAATTTGAACTCTATTACAGAATTTTGAGAGAAAAATAAGGAGAATATATAA
- a CDS encoding SDR family oxidoreductase has protein sequence MKNNVWFITGASQGLGFELTKELIDQGFKVAVTSRTPEKISKKIKSDNLLALKADVTNQEDMNNSLKLVNEKFGSIDILVTNASFTRLWTFEESEAEIIRKSMEINFFGSLNTVRAALPYLREQKYGHIFVTSANWGYAGFPYSTCFGATKFALDGWAESISHELRPLGITVSSLKNGGFRSDFFAKENLSGKSKFKEYKLNRDQWFDTLKGFDKKQDGDPIKYAKFLINLSKKDQLPLHIFPGRDSNHFAEVKIERLTADMEKIKKEATNLHVED, from the coding sequence ATGAAAAACAACGTATGATTTATAACTGGTGCAAGTCAAGGACTTGGATTTGAATTAACTAAGGAACTTATTGATCAAGGTTTTAAAGTTGCTGTTACTTCTAGAACACCTGAAAAAATATCAAAAAAAATAAAAAGTGATAACTTACTTGCTTTAAAAGCAGATGTTACAAATCAAGAAGATATGAATAATTCATTAAAACTTGTAAATGAGAAATTTGGATCAATAGATATTTTAGTTACTAATGCAAGTTTTACAAGACTTTGAACTTTTGAAGAAAGCGAAGCTGAAATTATTAGAAAAAGCATGGAAATAAATTTCTTTGGATCTTTAAATACAGTAAGAGCTGCTCTTCCCTATTTAAGAGAACAAAAGTATGGACATATTTTTGTTACAAGTGCAAACTGAGGTTATGCTGGTTTTCCCTATTCAACTTGTTTTGGAGCAACAAAATTTGCTTTAGATGGTTGAGCAGAAAGTATAAGTCATGAATTAAGACCTTTAGGAATAACTGTATCTAGTTTAAAAAATGGTGGATTTAGAAGTGATTTTTTTGCTAAAGAAAACTTATCTGGAAAATCTAAATTCAAAGAATATAAATTAAATAGAGATCAATGATTTGATACTTTAAAAGGTTTTGATAAGAAACAAGATGGAGATCCAATTAAATATGCTAAGTTTTTAATTAATCTTTCTAAAAAAGACCAATTACCTTTACATATTTTCCCAGGAAGAGATTCAAACCACTTTGCTGAAGTCAAAATTGAAAGATTAACTGCAGATATGGAGAAAATAAAAAAAGAAGCAACAAATTTACATGTTGAAGATTAA